Proteins encoded by one window of Salvia splendens isolate huo1 chromosome 7, SspV2, whole genome shotgun sequence:
- the LOC121741356 gene encoding lysine-specific demethylase JMJ25-like yields the protein MESAKVNVEDEEILGEIDALKGEKSVLDGSIAENLKAKKRGRPEENHHENKCEVCGESNGLGMKTGESEKGKAIEEDKGSLGDVKKETLVSSSAAEEETGKDLEEEDIVILKDKGKKKSKVETERRYSGVRKSMKIVEERIRMNIGLSIRDDEDEGASNRVKGRNKNSNGTSLKEGEVGAEIARMEDKKRGKMSLRDEGKGECEGKKLNGTASAVGEGRAIEEDKDSSEEGDIIILRGKGKKKLNETELLQSGSRKAKLKAVEKMRLDSVLQHITDDENRGRRKRKDGNGTSLEEEREFGSKIPQMEDKKTEKRSLRDKGKGECEGKDLNGTAPKTRVGMKRDENGFLESNMCHQCQRNDKGEVVRCTKCKTKRYCGPCITNWYPNLSAEALAEACPVCQLNCNCKACLRMEVPVEAAANIKEKSKFTIGNEQKIQYSKYIIKELLPFLEQINKEQVIEKELESMIQGVSVSDTKIIEAAIDADERIYCDNCRTSIVDYHRSCPQCSFDLCLSCCRELRDGCLQGGEKGPSFKYVDYGFLYLHGKEEKKTKNRNISKTDGDQNIKVVDNSNSSLQWKAKENGVIRCPPKTKGGCGEEILVLKCLLPDEYVSKLHGGAKEIFDAYQTECAPESHENCCPCSKFSDGDDFINQKTCRAASREDSSDNTLYCPSAVDIGHGDLKHFQWHWSKGEPVIVSNVLETTLGLSWEPMVMWRAFRQIKNNDHETRLDVTAISCLDWCEVDVNLHQFFNWYSNAFSGAQFDKVGWPQILKLKDWPPSTLFEQLLPRHGFEFISSLPFKEYTHPQDGHLNLVTNLPPRSIKPDMGPKTYIAYGFNEELGRGDSVTKLHCDMSDAVNILTHIKGVTIKPGDLKKMKEAKALHDAQDLREIFGFVPEEIGEEVNGTKENPGNPDMDVEVGVSDIVENGTKDDKERNPKEVLEKKVLNADDGKKDKNKENCEDRVLLSKDPHVECKVHMDVNDEMQLSGGKLDVNLDMNSGSLDDDDSGALWDIFRKQDVPKLEEYLKQHFKEFRHIYGNLLPEVIHPIHDQTIYLTSEHKKRLKEEYGIEPWTFVQRLGDAVIIPAGCPHQVRNLKSCTKVALDFVSPENISSCFKLTEEFRLLPLNHRAKEDKLEVKKMLLHAMRSAVDDVKEKNPSQPTEEVKSSQPTNAKSSHRKGPKPGKRRKRN from the exons ATGGAGAGTGCAAAGGTGAATgttgaagatgaagaaatttTGGGTGAAATCGATGCCCTAAAAGGCGAAAAATCGGTTCTTGACGGTTCAATTGCTGAAAATTTGAAGGCTAAAAAGAGGGGTCGGCCTGAGGAGAATCACCACGAGAATAAGTGTGAAGTTTGTGGAGAAAGTAATGGTCTTGGCATGAAAACTGGAGAATCAGAGAAAGGGAAGGCGATAGAAGAAGATAAAGGTAGTTTGGGAGatgtaaaaaaagaaactcTTGTCTCTTCTTCCGCTGCAGAAGAAGAAACAGGGAAAGATCTGGAAGAAGAGGATATAGTAATTTTAAAAGACAAGGGGAAGAAAAAGAGCAAGGTAGAGACTGAACGGCGGTATTCTGGGGTTAGAAAGTCGATGAAAATAGTTGAGGAGAGGATTAGAATGAACATTGGGTTGAGTATcagagatgatgaagatgaggGGGCATCAAATAGGGTGAAGGGCAGAAATAAGAATAGCAATGGAACTTCGCTGAAAGAGGGTGAAGTCGGAGCTGAAATAGCCCGAATGGAGGATAAGAAGCGTGGAAAAATGAGCCTGCGTGATGAAGGCAAGGGGGAGTGTGAAGGAAAAAAGCTAAATGGGACTGCATCAGCAGTTGGGGAAGGGAGGGCGATAGAAGAAGATAAAGATAGCTCGGAAGAAGGGgatataataattttaagaGGAAAGGGGAAGAAAAAGCTAAATGAGACTGAACTGCTGCAGTCTGGGTCTAGAAAGGCCAAGTTAAAGGCTGTTGAGAAGATGCGATTGGACTCTGTGTTGCAGCATATCACAGATGATGAAAATAGGGGGAGGCGCAAAAGGAAGGATGGCAATGGAACTTCGCtggaagaagagagagaattcgGATCTAAAATACCCCAAATGGAGGATAAGAAGACTGAAAAAAGGAGTTTGCgtgataaaggcaagggggagtGTGAAGGAAAAGATCTAAATGGGACTGCACCAAAGACCAGAGTTGGAATGAAAAGAGATGAGAAT GGATTTCTGGAATCAAATATGTGTCACCAATGCCAAAGAAATGACAAAGGAGAGGTTGTTCGGTGCACGAAATGTAAGACGAAGCGATATTGTGGTCCCTGTATAACAAACTG GTACCCTAACCTGTCAGCGGAAGCTTTGGCAGAGGCTTGTCCGGTTTGTCAACTGAACTGCAATTGCAAAGCATGTTTACGCATGGAAGTTCCTGTGGAA GCTGCTGCCAATATTAAGGAGAAGTCGAAGTTCACAATTGGCAACGAGCAGAAGATTCAGTACTCTAAGTACATTATAAAAGAACTCCTGCCATTTCTTGAACAGATTAACAAAGAACAAGTGATAGAAAAGGAGCTCGAGTCTATGATTCaag GAGTATCAGTTTCGGACACCAAAATCATTGAAGCGGCAATTGATGCAGATGAGCGCATTTATTG TGACAACTGTCGAACTTCTATTGTTGACTACCACAGAAGCTGTCCTCAGTGTTCCTTTGACCTTTGCCTTAGTTGTTGTCGAGAACTTAGGGATGGGTGCTTGCAGGGAGGTGAAAAAGGACCATCTTTTAAATATGTCGACTACGGCTTTCTTTATCTTCATGGTAAAGAGGAGAAAAAAACAAAGAACAGGAATATTTCAAAGACTGATGGTGATCAGAATATTAAGGTGGTGGATAATTCGAATTCTTCATTACAATGGAAAGCAAAGGAAAATGGTGTTATTCGGTGTCCACCAAAAACCAAGGGAGGTTGTGGTGAAGAAATTTTGGTATTGAAGTGTTTGTTACCTGATGAATATGTTTCAAAATTGCATGGGGGAGCAAAAGAAATATTTGATGCATACCAAACTGAATGTGCCCCCGAAAGTCATGAGAATTGTTGTCCATGTTCCAAATTTTCGGATGGAGATGATTTCATTAACCAAAAGACATGTAGAGCAGCCTCTCGAGAAGATTCAAGTGACAACACTTTATACTGTCCTTCAGCTGTAGACATTGGCCATGGGGATCTAAAACATTTCCAGTGGCATTGGTCAAAAGGTGAGCCAGTAATAGTTAGTAATGTACTTGAAACTACCCTTGGCTTGAGTTGGGAACCTATGGTTATGTGGCGTGCCTTCCGACAGATTAAGAACAATGACCATGAGACACGTCTCGATGTGACTGCTATTTCTTGCCTCGATTGGTGCGAG GTTGATGTGAATCTTCACCAATTTTTCAATTGGTATTCGAATGCGTTTTCTGGTGCACAATTCGACAAAGTGGGGTGGCCTCAAATACTAAAATTAAAAGACTGGCCCCCATCCACCTTATTTGAGCAGCTTTTGCCTCGCCATGGTTTTGAATTTATCAGCTCCTTGCCGTTTAAAGAGTATACACATCCTCAAGATGGACATTTGAATCTTGTGACTAATCTTCCTCCACGGTCCATAAAACCTGATATGGGACCAAAAACCTACATAGCTTATGGATTTAACGAAGAGCTTGGGCGCGGGGATTCTGTAACAAAGCTTCACTGTGATATGTCTGATGCA GTTAATATCTTGACACATATCAAAGGAGTTACAATTAAACCTGGGGATCTTAAGAAAATGAAAGAAGCCAAAGCTCTTCATGATGCCCAAGATCTAAGAGAGATTTTTGGATTTGTTCCGGAGGAAATTGGGGAAGAAGTGAACGGCACTAAGGAAAATCCTGGCAATCCTGACATGGATGTTGAGGTAGGAGTTTCAGACATTGTTGAAAACGGCACTAAGGACGACAAAGAGAGAAACCCTAAGGAGGTCTTAGAGAAAAAAGTTTTGAATGCAGACGATGGCAAGAAAGACAAAAATAAAGAGAATTGTGAAGATAGAGTTTTGCTGTCAAAGGATCCTCATGTTGAATGTAAAGTTCACATGGATGTAAATGATGAAATGCAACTTTCTGGAGGAAAACTGGATGTTAACCTCGATATGAATAGTGGTAgtcttgatgatgatgatagtgGAGCCCTTTGGGACATCTTTAGGAAACAAGATGTGCCTAAATTAGAGGAGTATCTCAAACAGCACTTCAAAGAGTTTAGACATATCTATGGTAATCTGCTTCCAGag GTTATCCATCCAATTCATGACCAAACTATTTACTTGACTTCAGAGCACAAAAAACGACTTAAGGAGGAATATG GAATTGAACCATGGACATTTGTACAGAGGTTAGGCGACGCAGTCATTATTCCAGCAGGCTGCCCTCATCAAGTTAGAAATTTGAAG TCTTGCACTAAAGTCGCTCTTGATTTTGTGTCGCCTGAAAACATTAGCTCGTGCTTCAAACTGACGGAAGAGTTTCGTCTGCTGCCCTTGAATCACAGGGCTAAGGAAGACAAGCTTGAG GTGAAGAAGATGTTGCTTCATGCAATGAGGAGCGCTGTTGATGATGTAAAGGAAAAGAATCCATCACAGCCCACGGAGGAAGTCAAGTCATCACAACCGACCAATGCCAAGTCATCCCATAGAAAGGGACCCAAGCCAGGAAAACGTCGCAAAAGGAACTA G